CTCTTGCCAAATTTCTTATAGAAGGTTATAAAGGTAGTATTACATTGAATTCAACCGAAGGAGAAGGCACAACGGTTACTATATCTATCCCTACAGAAAAAAGGGATGAGATGAGGATAAAACCTTTATGATAAAGAAGCTTTCTACCAAGGTTCTTGTGTATACAACAATCATAGTTTTGATTACAATGATTGTTTATACCATTAGTTCTGTTTTGACAATTATGGCTCTGAAAAAATACAGCGTTACCAAAGTCGAAAAAACATTCAAGGAAAATGCAGATGAAAACTTAGAAAAGGAAGTAACATCCTATGCCCGCATTTTAAAGGAAAATATGGACGCAAAGAAAAGCATCTCTTTTTTATTTGGTGAAATTATAGAGTCTGCAATAAACAAAAACGATAGTAATGTGTTGGAAGATGTTTATAATAAGATGAATAATATTTTAGACTTAAGATTGGTAGCTGTTTTTGATTCAAATTCAAGATTAATTGATAGTTTTCCAAAATTCGAACCTACCGAGGTGTTGGGTAGGTATGTGAAAGGATTAGGTAAGAGTAATACCATTTCTAAAGTCAGCTATTTTGATTTCCATCTAAACAAAGACAATAGTGTTTCATATACATTTGTGTATTGCGGTAGAGATAGCAAAAGAAGGCCGCTGTATGTTGCCTTTGATTACAACCCCTATTCGGTTTATTCGCTAATTAAGACTGCTCAGCTTGAGCCGTATTCTCAGAAGTATTTGTGGGTGATTAACAAAAGAGGTGTTTTAATTTTCGATCCACCAACGAAGGAGCATCCTTTAATAACACTCATAGATCATGTTGACTTAACCGACCCCAAAAACGGTAAGGAGCTTGCATACATTGTTAAAAATGAAATATTGAAAGGAAAGACCGGCATTGCAAGGTATGTATTCAGGGGTGTTGATAAGTTTGTAGGCTACACATATATAAAAGAGCTTGGTTGGGGATTGGGTTTAACACTGCCAACAGAGATATTCTACAAACCGATCAAAGCTTTAAGTAAAGATATAGACGACCGCACTATGTATACATTGGCTTTATTTGGTCTTATCAGTTCTTTGATAATTTTATTTACCATTGTCTCGACATATCTGATTGCAAAAAAGGTGGTTGACCCTATAAACAGAACATACGAAGCTATTGAAGCTTTACTAAACGGTGATTATTCAAAAAGACTACCTGATTCTGATAGTGAGGAGTTATCAAAATTGTCAAAAGCTGTTAATAAACTTATAGATTTCTTTGAAAAAAACAGAAATAGGGAGGATAGGCGATGAGTGAGAATATGGATGATATGCAGGAGATAATCCAGGATTTTTTGGTTGAAGCTGATGAGCTTTTAGAGGAGTTGGATGAGGATTTGGTTAGACTTGAAAATGAAAGCGAAGATGAGGAGCTTTTAAACAAGATCTTCAGGGCTTTTCATACTATCAAGGGCTCTGCAAGTTTTTTGGGATTTGAAAAGCTCACTCATCTTACCCACAGGCTTGAGGATGTTTTAAACAGACTAAGGAAGTTTGAAATCAAACTCAACAGTGAAATGATGGATGCAATATTAGCTGGTGTTGATAAGGCAAAGATGATTATTGAGGCCATTAAAGATGGCTCAGATCCAGAGGCTATCGATATCGAAGATAATATCGCTCAGCTACAAAAATTTTTATCAGATGATTACTCGGGTGAAGCCGAATCAAAGCAACAACAGGAAGAAACCGATGAATTAACTGAGGAAGAACTTATTAAAGCTCAGGAGGAAGAGATAAAAGAGGAAGAGGCGGAAGAGGCTGAAGAACAGCCTAAAGAGGAATCCAAAAAATCAAAAGATGATATAGATGTAGAGATAGAAAGATTGCTGCAGTGGAGAATGGAGGAAGATAAGAAACGCAGAATGCAAAAACAGCAGCAAAATAAAGAGAAACCCAAAGGGGAAGAACCCAAAGAAGAACCTCCCCAACAGGAGACTCAAAAGCCTCAAACACAGACAAAGCAGGTGGCAACCAAAAAAGCAAAACCGGTTATTGAACAAACCATCAGGGTGGATGTGCAAAGGCTTGATGATTTAATGAACCTTGTGGGTGAGCTTGTTTTAGGAAAAAACAGGCTTGTTAGCGTGGCTTCGAAGGCTGAGGAGAAGTTTGGCGGCGATGAAATTGTGGAGGAATTAGGTGAAGTTGCAAGTCAGATTACACTTGTAACAACCGATCTGCAGATGGGCGTTATGAAAACAAGAATGGTTCAGATAGGCAAGGTTTTCAACAAATTCCCACGTGTGGTAAGAGATATATCAAGAGAGCTTAATAAAGAGGTTGAGTTAGTTATAAAAGGTGCAGAGACGGAGCTTGACAAAAGCGTTGTTGAAGAGATTAACGATCCGCTTGTTCATATTGTTAGAAATGCAATAGACCATGGCATAGAGCCACCAGAGGAGAGAAAAAAGCTTGGAAAACCAGCCAAGGGTAAGGTTATTTTATCTGCTTATCATGAAGGAAACTACATTGTTATAGAAACAAGTGATGATGGAAGGGGAATGGATCCTGAAAAACTCAAGAAAAAGGCACTTGAGAAAGGCTTAATAACAGAGACTGAAGCTCGCCAGATGAGCAAGGAAGAGGCTTATGCATTAATCTTTAAGCCAGGTTTTTCAACAGCTGCTCAGGTTACCAACATCTCAGGTAGAGGCGTTGGTATGGATGTGGTGAAAACAAATGTAGAAAAACTAAACGGTATTATTGAGGTTAAATCAGAAATCGGTAAAGGTACAACCATTATTTTAAAGATTCCGTTGACGCTGGCTATTATTCAAGCTTTACTGGTTAAGGTTACAAAAGAGTATTTTGCCATACCGCTTGTTAGTGTTGTTGAGACCGTTAGAATCACAAAAGAGGATGTTAATAAGGTTGAAAATAAAGATGTATTGAGACTCAGAGATAATATTATTCCACTTGTATATCTAGGTGATACTTTGGGTATAGGTAGAAATAAAAGAACGCTGGACGGAAAAGAGATATACGTTGTAGTTGTTGCGGTTGCAGAAAAACGCATAGGTCTTGTTGTGGATGAGCTTATAGGAAGAGAAGAGATTGTTATTAAATCTCTTGGTAACTATTTGACCAATATAAAGGGTATCAGTGGCGCTACAATAATGGGTGATGGTTCTGTAACCTTAATTTTGGATGTAGCAAATGTTATAAACGAGGCTTCGCTGATCAATACAAATTTAGAAGATCATTTAATAGATTACTATCAAAAGGAGAAACCGGTAGCGCTTGTCGCTTTGTTGGATGATGAAATCAGAAAACAGCTTAAAAAATATCTCACAGATAAAGGATATGATGTTGTTTTTGCAAGCACCGACAAAGAGGCTCTGGATAAAGCATGCGAACATATAGCAGATTTAATTATAGTTGATATTGGAATATATATAAATGATGGATATAACCTTGCAAAAACTTTAAGAACGATGCCTGCATATAAAACAGTTCCGATTGTTGCACTCTCCACCGATGGAACATTTGATAAGGAGAAGATTAAGGAATCCAAAATTACAAAACTGATATTTACACCTTTGACTGATGAGGAGTTGGATGAGATGTTAGTGGCAATTTCAAAGAAAAATATACTTGTAGCCTGACAGGGGGGTAGATAATGGTTGCAAAAGATGTTGATCTTTTTGATAAAAGCCTTGCGTTAAATGAAGAATTGGAAGAAGAACTCGTTAAAGGTGGTAAAAAAACAGGAACCATTATAGTTAAAGAAGAGTATGAACAGGTTGTGGGTTTTATATTGCACAGCGAGCTATATGGGATTGATATTCTTGATGTAGAGGAGATTATTAAACCGGTTGATTATACTTATGTTCCCAACACAAAACCATTTGTAGTAGGTGTGATAAATTTAAGAGGAAAAATCATACCGGTTGTTGATTTGAGGTTAAAGTTTGGTTTTGCGGCAAAACCCATTAATGTCGACACAAGAATTATTATCATTTCACATGAGGAATACAATGTGGGGTTTGTGGTTGATAAGATAGAAAAGGTTTATTATGTTGAGAAAAAGGCTATTGAGCCGACTCCACCCAACATACCGCCCAATATTGAAAAATATGTAAAAGGTGTTGGCAAGATGCCAAAAAAAATTATAACATTGCTGAATATTGAGGAGCTTCTAAAGGAGGGTGGAAGTTTAACCTCTAAAACATCAAAACAATTGGAGGTTGTAGATAATGGATGAAAAAAGAGAGGATAAAATCGATATACTGCAGGTTGGCACCAATCAGATGGAGCTTGTTGACTTCAGGATGTATGAATTGAGGGAAAACGGTGAAATCTATGAGGGTATCTATGGTATCAATATAGCAAAGGTAAAAGAGATTATTAAATATCCAAACCTCATCAAGATTCCTTCAAAGGATTCACTTATCGAGGGTGTTTATAATTTAAGGGGTGAGGTTATACCTATTGTTAGCCTTGCAAAATGGCTGGGTATCAACGAGCCACCGGATATTAAAACAAAAAAGGTAATCATTACGATATTCAACAATATTACTGTAGGATTTATTGTACATGATGCAAAGCGAATAAGAAGAATCTCGTGGAGATTTGTTAAGCCACCAAGTGAAGTACTTGTACATCAATACGGTAATAAAATTGTGGGGACGATTAATCTTGATGAAGAGCATGTTATGATTATTCTTGATTTTGAAAGCATCTGTGAGGAGCTTGGTGTATTCTCTGAGGAAGATATTAAGCGCATAAGGGATACGGCAATAAGTGGAGCAAAAGAAAAGAAGAAAAAAGCAAAAATACTTATTGCAGATGATTCATCAACGGCAAGGAAGATTATTAAAACAGCCGTTGAGCCTATTGCTGAGAAGATTATAGAGGTAAAAGATGGTCAAGAGGCATGGGATCTTTTGAATAAATTGTATGAGGATACAAACGGTAAGATAGAAGAAGCTGTTGACATAATTATTACGGATGTTGAGATGCCCAATATGGATGGTTATAGATTTACAAAGTTGGTTAAAGAGGATGATCGTTTTAGAAAAATTCCTGTGATTATGAATACATCACTTTCTGGCAATGCCAATATTCAAAAGGCTAAAGAGGTTGGCGTTGACGACTTTTGCACGAAATTTATTGCCGAAGAATTTACCTCAGCTGTATTAAAACATCTCTAAGAAAGGAGCAGAATGATGTCTGCAAAACTGAGCGTTGAATGGATTAACCCCTTTATAGAGGCTACAGAAGAAATACTGGATACTGTTGCCATGATAACACCAAAAAGGGGTCAATTGATGTTAAAGAAAGATAACTCTGTTGAATACGATGTAAGTGGAGTTATAGGTATAACCGGTGAGGCTGTAGGCTCAATTGCTCTGTCTTTTCCAAGAAAAGTTGCATTAAAGATCGTTAGCAAC
This portion of the Hippea jasoniae genome encodes:
- a CDS encoding hybrid sensor histidine kinase/response regulator, with product MSENMDDMQEIIQDFLVEADELLEELDEDLVRLENESEDEELLNKIFRAFHTIKGSASFLGFEKLTHLTHRLEDVLNRLRKFEIKLNSEMMDAILAGVDKAKMIIEAIKDGSDPEAIDIEDNIAQLQKFLSDDYSGEAESKQQQEETDELTEEELIKAQEEEIKEEEAEEAEEQPKEESKKSKDDIDVEIERLLQWRMEEDKKRRMQKQQQNKEKPKGEEPKEEPPQQETQKPQTQTKQVATKKAKPVIEQTIRVDVQRLDDLMNLVGELVLGKNRLVSVASKAEEKFGGDEIVEELGEVASQITLVTTDLQMGVMKTRMVQIGKVFNKFPRVVRDISRELNKEVELVIKGAETELDKSVVEEINDPLVHIVRNAIDHGIEPPEERKKLGKPAKGKVILSAYHEGNYIVIETSDDGRGMDPEKLKKKALEKGLITETEARQMSKEEAYALIFKPGFSTAAQVTNISGRGVGMDVVKTNVEKLNGIIEVKSEIGKGTTIILKIPLTLAIIQALLVKVTKEYFAIPLVSVVETVRITKEDVNKVENKDVLRLRDNIIPLVYLGDTLGIGRNKRTLDGKEIYVVVVAVAEKRIGLVVDELIGREEIVIKSLGNYLTNIKGISGATIMGDGSVTLILDVANVINEASLINTNLEDHLIDYYQKEKPVALVALLDDEIRKQLKKYLTDKGYDVVFASTDKEALDKACEHIADLIIVDIGIYINDGYNLAKTLRTMPAYKTVPIVALSTDGTFDKEKIKESKITKLIFTPLTDEELDEMLVAISKKNILVA
- a CDS encoding chemotaxis protein, coding for MDEKREDKIDILQVGTNQMELVDFRMYELRENGEIYEGIYGINIAKVKEIIKYPNLIKIPSKDSLIEGVYNLRGEVIPIVSLAKWLGINEPPDIKTKKVIITIFNNITVGFIVHDAKRIRRISWRFVKPPSEVLVHQYGNKIVGTINLDEEHVMIILDFESICEELGVFSEEDIKRIRDTAISGAKEKKKKAKILIADDSSTARKIIKTAVEPIAEKIIEVKDGQEAWDLLNKLYEDTNGKIEEAVDIIITDVEMPNMDGYRFTKLVKEDDRFRKIPVIMNTSLSGNANIQKAKEVGVDDFCTKFIAEEFTSAVLKHL
- a CDS encoding chemotaxis protein CheW yields the protein MVAKDVDLFDKSLALNEELEEELVKGGKKTGTIIVKEEYEQVVGFILHSELYGIDILDVEEIIKPVDYTYVPNTKPFVVGVINLRGKIIPVVDLRLKFGFAAKPINVDTRIIIISHEEYNVGFVVDKIEKVYYVEKKAIEPTPPNIPPNIEKYVKGVGKMPKKIITLLNIEELLKEGGSLTSKTSKQLEVVDNG
- a CDS encoding HAMP domain-containing protein encodes the protein MIKKLSTKVLVYTTIIVLITMIVYTISSVLTIMALKKYSVTKVEKTFKENADENLEKEVTSYARILKENMDAKKSISFLFGEIIESAINKNDSNVLEDVYNKMNNILDLRLVAVFDSNSRLIDSFPKFEPTEVLGRYVKGLGKSNTISKVSYFDFHLNKDNSVSYTFVYCGRDSKRRPLYVAFDYNPYSVYSLIKTAQLEPYSQKYLWVINKRGVLIFDPPTKEHPLITLIDHVDLTDPKNGKELAYIVKNEILKGKTGIARYVFRGVDKFVGYTYIKELGWGLGLTLPTEIFYKPIKALSKDIDDRTMYTLALFGLISSLIILFTIVSTYLIAKKVVDPINRTYEAIEALLNGDYSKRLPDSDSEELSKLSKAVNKLIDFFEKNRNREDRR